The Bacteroidales bacterium genome has a window encoding:
- a CDS encoding phosphoadenylyl-sulfate reductase, whose amino-acid sequence MDKNVFNELILKLKGKTNDEILRWFLYEFKGRIVLSSSLGAEDQVLTDMVVKIASQTRIFTLDTGRLFYETYELIEKTCLRYKIKMEVYSPNSEQVEAMVAQKGINLFYHSTENRKECCNIRKIVPLKRAFNGAEIWICGLRKDQSITRSEAQMVEWDDANGMIKLNPLIDWTEKQVWDYIKENSVPYNTLHDRGYPSIGCQPCTREIFPGEDIRAGRWWWENADSKECGLHKREK is encoded by the coding sequence ATGGATAAAAATGTTTTTAATGAATTAATTCTAAAACTCAAGGGTAAAACCAATGATGAAATTCTTAGGTGGTTTTTATACGAGTTTAAAGGTAGAATTGTTTTATCGTCAAGTCTTGGGGCAGAGGATCAGGTGCTTACCGATATGGTTGTGAAGATTGCTTCCCAAACGAGAATATTTACACTTGACACTGGACGTCTTTTTTATGAAACCTACGAGTTAATTGAGAAAACCTGTTTAAGGTATAAGATTAAAATGGAGGTGTATTCCCCAAACAGCGAGCAGGTAGAGGCGATGGTGGCTCAAAAAGGGATCAATCTTTTTTATCACAGCACCGAAAACAGAAAAGAGTGCTGTAATATCCGAAAGATAGTACCTCTAAAAAGAGCCTTTAACGGTGCTGAAATCTGGATTTGCGGGCTCCGCAAGGATCAGTCTATTACTCGATCGGAGGCACAAATGGTTGAATGGGACGATGCCAACGGCATGATTAAGTTAAATCCACTTATAGACTGGACAGAAAAGCAGGTGTGGGATTATATCAAGGAGAATAGTGTACCATATAATACTCTTCACGATAGAGGTTATCCTAGTATTGGCTGTCAGCCATGCACGCGCGAAATCTTTCCTGGTGAAGATATAAGAGCCGGAAGATGGTGGTGGGAGAATGCGGATAGCAAAGAATGCGGATTACATAAACGTGAAAAATAA
- a CDS encoding T9SS type A sorting domain-containing protein gives MKKIFTLILSLAFAQAFGQTPAIVMQVVSSSGGYYKDVASGLNISWTIGEPVIETIKNTDGSVVLTQGFQQGNLFTTDVPNTDLPSLNFRMYPNPTINKVWFEVNNQKAKGDFLVEVYDITGRKMITQNLGQFEDQAIKELSVASLRSGIYLVKVRIGNYNSDVIKLIKE, from the coding sequence ATGAAAAAGATTTTTACACTAATATTAAGTTTAGCCTTTGCGCAAGCATTTGGGCAGACCCCTGCAATTGTTATGCAGGTAGTTTCTTCATCTGGTGGTTACTATAAAGATGTAGCATCAGGGTTAAATATTAGTTGGACCATTGGGGAACCAGTAATCGAAACTATTAAAAATACTGATGGATCTGTTGTCCTAACTCAAGGCTTCCAGCAAGGTAATCTTTTTACTACCGATGTCCCTAATACCGATTTACCTTCACTCAATTTTAGGATGTACCCTAACCCAACTATTAATAAAGTTTGGTTTGAGGTAAACAATCAAAAGGCAAAAGGTGATTTTTTGGTTGAGGTGTATGATATTACTGGCCGAAAAATGATTACTCAAAATCTTGGTCAATTCGAAGATCAAGCAATAAAGGAATTGTCGGTTGCATCTTTAAGGTCAGGAATTTACCTTGTTAAGGTTAGAATTGGTAATTACAATAGCGATGTAATTAAACTTATTAAAGAATAA
- a CDS encoding tail fiber domain-containing protein, producing the protein MKVTNTFFKPIIFIFLLFTQIIGYSQVPHGFNYQAVIRDGNGTPIANKVIGLRISLQDAASKVLYAETQSPLTNTNGVISITIGSGTQISDSSFTSIPWKTGEILVKIEIDPAGGTTYVQMGSPTKLQAVPYAYYAENVKEITSQPNALNDDPIFEVKNKSGQVVFGVYQEGVRVYVADTQIKGAKGGFAVGGLSNQAKAGQQEYFRITPDSARIWVKEVPSIKGAKGGFAVGGLSNQAKTIRSRNLMLIATDSARIWVNDAVKGAKGGFAVGGLSNQAKGSSSRFLSLTPQNSFIGQDAGKSITTGLYNSFIGYQAGLSNTAGRSNIFIGYQSGYSNIGDVFGSYGHLNIFVGNQSGYSNTTGLGNIFLGEKSGYQNTEGSRDVFIGVQSGQANLTGLYNVFIGYQSGCFNTTGSRNVLLGNAAGFHNTTGQSNIMIGDGAGWNNANGSNNIFLGGNTGANNTTGNSNVFLGVESGYNNIGGYSNTFIGQSSGTSNTEGFSNIYIGAHSAERTATGTNNVILGSYAGSYYAIGNTNVMIGSNAGLYNKGNNNVFIGSNAGYLEAGSNKLYITNTSDSTPLIFGDFSKDSLAINGKLCVYGFSGGTTGWNSLSDATLKTNIATLSNSLESVLQLRGVKYEWKDKSTFDSRQHIGFIAQEVNEIVPEVVSQINGKFAIDYAPLTAILVEAIKEQQQQIEKQKSELDYLKAKILEIEAMLKK; encoded by the coding sequence ATGAAAGTAACTAATACCTTTTTTAAACCAATTATCTTTATTTTTTTACTTTTTACCCAAATTATTGGGTATTCACAAGTACCACATGGGTTTAATTACCAAGCTGTTATTCGCGATGGTAACGGAACACCTATTGCTAATAAAGTGATAGGGTTGAGGATTTCTCTCCAAGACGCAGCATCAAAAGTACTGTACGCTGAAACACAATCGCCCTTGACCAACACTAATGGTGTTATTTCAATAACCATCGGTTCCGGAACTCAGATTAGTGATAGTTCATTTACTAGTATCCCATGGAAAACAGGAGAAATTCTTGTTAAAATTGAGATAGACCCGGCTGGTGGTACTACTTATGTCCAAATGGGTAGTCCAACCAAATTACAAGCCGTCCCCTACGCATATTATGCAGAAAATGTTAAAGAAATTACAAGCCAACCAAATGCACTTAACGATGATCCTATCTTCGAGGTTAAGAATAAGAGCGGGCAGGTGGTATTCGGCGTGTATCAGGAAGGTGTTCGGGTTTATGTGGCTGATACTCAAATCAAAGGAGCTAAGGGAGGATTCGCTGTAGGCGGGCTATCCAATCAGGCTAAAGCAGGACAGCAGGAGTACTTCCGTATTACCCCCGATAGTGCAAGAATTTGGGTTAAGGAGGTGCCATCAATTAAGGGCGCAAAAGGAGGGTTTGCTGTGGGTGGTTTATCCAATCAGGCAAAAACAATAAGATCTCGAAATTTAATGCTAATTGCAACTGATAGTGCACGTATTTGGGTAAACGATGCAGTAAAAGGTGCAAAGGGTGGGTTTGCTGTGGGTGGTTTATCCAATCAGGCAAAAGGCTCATCATCGAGGTTTCTAAGTTTAACCCCACAAAATTCATTTATAGGACAAGATGCCGGTAAATCTATTACAACCGGTTTATACAACTCTTTTATTGGTTACCAAGCTGGGTTATCGAATACTGCGGGTAGAAGTAATATTTTTATAGGATATCAGTCAGGCTATAGTAATATTGGTGATGTGTTTGGGAGTTATGGTCACCTCAATATTTTTGTTGGAAATCAAAGTGGTTACTCAAATACTACTGGTCTCGGGAATATTTTCTTAGGAGAAAAAAGTGGCTACCAAAACACCGAAGGTTCAAGGGATGTATTTATTGGTGTGCAAAGCGGACAGGCCAACCTAACGGGTCTATACAATGTCTTTATAGGTTATCAAAGCGGTTGTTTTAACACCACAGGTTCACGAAACGTTCTTTTAGGGAATGCTGCTGGTTTTCATAATACTACAGGACAATCGAATATAATGATTGGAGATGGGGCTGGCTGGAATAATGCTAACGGTAGTAATAATATTTTTCTGGGGGGAAACACTGGAGCAAATAATACAACGGGAAACAGCAATGTGTTTTTAGGTGTTGAGTCGGGATATAATAACATTGGAGGATATAGCAATACTTTTATAGGGCAATCAAGCGGTACTTCTAATACCGAAGGATTTTCGAATATCTATATTGGTGCTCATAGTGCCGAAAGAACGGCTACTGGTACTAATAATGTTATTCTTGGTTCTTATGCAGGTAGCTATTACGCCATAGGTAATACTAACGTAATGATAGGTTCAAATGCAGGTCTATATAATAAAGGGAACAATAATGTTTTTATTGGTTCAAATGCGGGATATTTAGAGGCGGGAAGCAATAAACTTTATATTACAAATACCTCAGATTCAACACCATTAATTTTTGGTGATTTTAGTAAGGATTCTCTGGCGATTAATGGAAAACTATGTGTTTATGGATTCTCTGGCGGTACAACTGGCTGGAACTCCCTAAGCGATGCAACTCTTAAAACAAATATTGCTACACTTTCAAATTCACTAGAATCGGTTCTTCAACTTCGAGGGGTAAAGTATGAATGGAAGGATAAATCTACCTTCGATAGTCGACAACATATCGGATTTATTGCCCAAGAAGTTAATGAAATCGTCCCCGAAGTTGTTAGTCAGATCAATGGTAAATTCGCTATAGATTATGCGCCCTTAACAGCAATACTAGTTGAAGCCATCAAAGAGCAGCAGCAACAAATTGAAAAGCAAAAAAGTGAATTGGATTACCTTAAAGCCAAAATTTTAGAAATTGAGGCAATGCTCAAGAAGTAA